The Blastocatellia bacterium genome includes the window GGACTATCATTCTGAGCGACTCCTTTTTCCCGCCGACGTACCACGAGAGATGTATCTTATTCTGCCGATCGAGCCTTTTCAACCCGTCTTCGCTCGAGAGGAGTCAATTTGCGGAGCCGCGGGCTGCCGCCCATGAACACAAAAACGCGGATCCTCCGACGGATGCAGGCAGACGTGGTCTTGCGGCCATGTGAGAAACAACACTATTCACCGACACGGATGATCCTTCCACCGGATCCGCCAATCAGCCAAAAATGATCGTCGCGTCCGGTGGCATGGGTGGCCAGCTATCCTTGCAGCACTGACGCGACCACAGAGAGATATGTCTCCGCTCACGTGTGTTCACCGGTGCGACCGCGAGGCGGACCGTCCCGTTGAGGAACTGCTTGATTCAAGCAACGCCGTGAGAGGCTGACTGTAGGGCGGAACCGCGAGCTTAATTCCCAGCACAGCAGCGACTGTGGGAGCGATGTCGGTCATATTGACGACCGGCACGCGTGCCCCCCGGCGAATTCCCGCTCCCGCCAGAATCAGCGAGGCGCGCACCACAGGACGCGAGGGAAGTTGCCCGTGAGCACCGCGATTGCGCGCCGGACGGATCACTTCCCCGCGGTACTCCCCGCCGATATACCAGTAGTCCGCCGGTTCCAGGAAGAAGATAGCACGGGGATCCGCTCCCAGCGCTTCAAGCTCCGCTCGTTCGACGATCTGCTTGAGTGGAGACGACGGCTGACCGACGTACTCGGCGAAGATTTTGCGTAACGCCTGAACCGTTGCCTCATCCCGATTATCGCGAAGAAGAATGGCAGCCGATCCTCCATGCGACCAGACGGCGGCTTTCCATGCCGTCACGCGTCCCTCGGCATTGAGTGTGACGAGTCCGCCGCGGACCATCAAGACTCCGGGATGAAATTCCCGCTCGATGGGCATGAATCCGTGATCGGAAACGAGCACGATCGTCGTGCGATCTTCGATCCCGGCGCGATTGACCGCGTCGAGAATTCGCTTGATGCGGCCATCCTGCTTCTCCGCCTCCTCATAGGCTTCTTTGGAATGCGGCCCAAACCGATGATGCACGCCGTCGAGTTCCACCAGATGCAGGAGCATCAGATTGGGCTTATAGCGAGTGAGAATGAAGGTTGCCGCTTCGATCCTCAGGTCATCCTGGCTGTAAGACGACAAGGGTTGGGGTAAAGTACGAAGGATTTCATCAATCAACCCGGGCGTGGCTTCGCGTCTGACGGCGGGATTAAGAGCATGAAAGTCCGTCCCGGGGTCGGTGATTTCGGGAATGTTGTAATCAATCTCCGCGCCAACGGTCACCGGCCAACTAATAGCCGCCGTTTTCAGTCCCGCGCGACGGGCGGCCTTCCATAGCGTATCGGTTTGAATGGCGTTGGCCCACCAGTACCAGCGACCCGTGGGCGGTTCCGTCGGGTCCTCGAAGATACGATTGGAATAGATGCCGTGATCCCGTGGACGAGCCCCGGTGACCATCGCCGTATGTGACGGATAGGTCACCGAGGGATAGACCCCGATGACGCCGTCGGCATACGCGCCACTTTCACGCAATCGGCGCAGCGTCGGAACTTTCAATCCGTAGCGGTCGGGATTCAGATAGTAGTCCGGGACCAGTCCATCCACCGAGATCATGACCACAAAGCGCTCTCGCGCGGCCCCGGCTGGTTGCTGAGGAGGAATCGTTGCGCTTGCCACACCAACAGGCGGAAGGAACTGTCCCGCAAGGAAGAAAAGAATCAGGAGAACGACGCTGCCGAATCTCCATCTCAGGTGTCGGCGGTTCAGGAGAAAATGCCGATCCTCTCCTCCCCGCGAGTATGGGTGCGCTCCGGTGATGCCGATCAACCGAACAGGGCTGCACTGTGCGATCAGGCGAATATATC containing:
- a CDS encoding ectonucleotide pyrophosphatase/phosphodiesterase, which produces MRRYIRLIAQCSPVRLIGITGAHPYSRGGEDRHFLLNRRHLRWRFGSVVLLILFFLAGQFLPPVGVASATIPPQQPAGAARERFVVMISVDGLVPDYYLNPDRYGLKVPTLRRLRESGAYADGVIGVYPSVTYPSHTAMVTGARPRDHGIYSNRIFEDPTEPPTGRWYWWANAIQTDTLWKAARRAGLKTAAISWPVTVGAEIDYNIPEITDPGTDFHALNPAVRREATPGLIDEILRTLPQPLSSYSQDDLRIEAATFILTRYKPNLMLLHLVELDGVHHRFGPHSKEAYEEAEKQDGRIKRILDAVNRAGIEDRTTIVLVSDHGFMPIEREFHPGVLMVRGGLVTLNAEGRVTAWKAAVWSHGGSAAILLRDNRDEATVQALRKIFAEYVGQPSSPLKQIVERAELEALGADPRAIFFLEPADYWYIGGEYRGEVIRPARNRGAHGQLPSRPVVRASLILAGAGIRRGARVPVVNMTDIAPTVAAVLGIKLAVPPYSQPLTALLESSSSSTGRSASRSHR